GAAGCTGGCCGTGTGGATCGTGGCCGTGCTGCTCCTCGACGAGTGCGGCAACTGGTTCGGCTACACGGGCGCGCTCTTGGGCGCCTTGCCGTTGCTCGCCGGGCTTGTTCAGCCATTCGTGGACGTCACGGCGACCGCGCCCCAGTGGTACGTCGCCTTTCCGTTGATCGTAGCGGGCCTCGTCGCCGCGCTTTTGGTGAAGCACGCGGGCGGTTGGTTCGGCTTGCCGTTCGCGGCGGTGCTGCTGCTCGCCCCGCTTCTGATCGCGCGTCAATTCGGCAGCCAATTCGACGAGACGGTCACGCTGCCGCAAACGGAAGACTTCTGGACTTACACTTTGTGGCCGACCGTCGCCGGACTCGTGCTCGGCGCGGTCGTCCGGGTTGTGACGCGGCGACGCGAGGGCCGCTCGGCGTCGTAACACTTCTGAAACCCACGTGGATTAAGATGCCGTCAAGATGAGTCTAGCGCGCCCTGCTCGCAACAACGCCGTCATCGTGACGGTTCTCGTTCTCGCCGCGTTGATCGTCGGGTTCTTCGTTTGGCAACGCGTGACGTCGACGCGGGCGAGCGGCACGACGATCGACGTCTCCAATCAGCCCTTCTTGGGCAACGCCGACGCCAAGGTGACCGTGGTCGTCTTCGAGGACTTCAAGTGCCCGAACTGCAAGAACTTCGAGGAGAACGTCTACCCGACGATCAAGGAGAAGTTCATCGACACGAACCGCATTCGGTTCGCCTTCGTGAACTTTCCGTTCCTCGGACCCGACTCCACCACGGCCGCCGTCGCCGCGGAGTGCGCCTACCAGCAAAGCCCGCAGGCGTTTTGGCAGTACAAGACGATCATTTACCGCGGCCAGAAGGAAGAGACGACGCAGTGGGCGACGCCCGCGTACCTACAAGAGCTCGCCGGGTACGTGAACGGCCTCGACGCCGCCCAGCTCTCGCAGTGCATCGCGTCGAACGCGACCATCGAGAAGGTGAACGCAGACAACGCCCTCGCGCGTCGCCTCAACGTCGGCGGAACGCCCACGGTGTTCGTGAACGGCGTGCAGGTGCAGGCGCGCACCTTCGACGACTTCACGACCGCCATCGACCGCGCCTTGCAAAACGCTCGGTGACAGCAAAGGATCCTCGATGAGCACCGCCGCCTCTTCCTCCAGATCCACTTGGTTCACGCCCGAACGCCGCGTGTACGTGGCTTGGCTCGTCGCGCTCGCCGCGACCTTCGGGAGCTTGTACTTCTCGGAAATCGCGCGTTTCGTTCCGTGCACGCTGTGCTGGTATCAGCGCATCTGCATGTATCCTTTGGCGGTCGTGCTCGGCATCGCCGCGTACCGAGGGGACACGGACGTTCGCAAGTACGTTCTGCCGATGGCGGCGATCGGTTGGGTCATCGCCCTTTATCACATCCTCGAAGAGCGCGGCGTCGTGCCGACCCTCGCGACGTGCGCGGTCGGCGTGCCGTGCACGGTGAAGTGGATCAACTGGCTGGGCTTCATCACGATTCCCGTGCTGAGCTTCACGGCGTTCACGCTGATCCTCGTACTTTTGAGCTGGCGTCGACGCGCGGCGTGAACGTTCACGCTTGAGGTGCGGCGGGCAGGCGCTCGCCGCACGTCTTGCAGTACCGAGCGTCCGTGTCGTGCCGTTCCTCGCCGCATCGCTCGCACGTCACGAAGCGCGTCGGACGGCCCGCTCGCGCGAGGCTCACGGTGACGATTCCGGTCGGCACCGCGAGGATGCCGTAGCCGAGGATCATCGTCAAGCTCGCCAGGAACTTTCCGAGCGGGGTCGAAGGCGCGATGTCGCCGTATCCGACGGTCGTGATCGTCACGATGGCCCAGTACATGCTCGTCGGGATGGAGGTGTAGCCGTTCTCGGGTCCTTCCACGACGTACATCAGCGCGCCGATGATCAGAACGAGCGTCAGGACGGTCGCGAGGAAGACCGTGATTTTCGCGCTGCTCGCGCGAAGCGCCTCCGTGATGACGGACGCCTCTTGCAGGTAACGCCCGAGGCGCAGAATGCGAAACACGCGCAGCAAGCGCAAGGCGCGCACGACCGTGAAGGCTTGCGTGCCCGGAAACAGAAGCGCGATGAAGCCCGGCAGGATCGACAGCAAATCCACCACGCCGAAAAAGCTGCGCGAGTAGTGCAGGGCTCGCCGTGCCGTGACGAGCCGCAAGGTGTACTCGACCGTGAACACGATCGTGAACAGCCATTCGAGGTCGCGCAACATGACGCCGTACGACCGCCGCAACCCGGAAACGCTTTCGAGCATCACGGCGAAGACGGACGCGAAGATCAGCAAGGTGAGGGCGAGGTCGAACAGTTGTCCGGCGCGCGTGTCGTTGTTGA
This genomic window from Deinococcus yavapaiensis KR-236 contains:
- a CDS encoding DsbA family protein is translated as MSLARPARNNAVIVTVLVLAALIVGFFVWQRVTSTRASGTTIDVSNQPFLGNADAKVTVVVFEDFKCPNCKNFEENVYPTIKEKFIDTNRIRFAFVNFPFLGPDSTTAAVAAECAYQQSPQAFWQYKTIIYRGQKEETTQWATPAYLQELAGYVNGLDAAQLSQCIASNATIEKVNADNALARRLNVGGTPTVFVNGVQVQARTFDDFTTAIDRALQNAR
- a CDS encoding disulfide oxidoreductase, yielding MSTAASSSRSTWFTPERRVYVAWLVALAATFGSLYFSEIARFVPCTLCWYQRICMYPLAVVLGIAAYRGDTDVRKYVLPMAAIGWVIALYHILEERGVVPTLATCAVGVPCTVKWINWLGFITIPVLSFTAFTLILVLLSWRRRAA
- a CDS encoding ion transporter is translated as MAASPDREYVDRRAPWRVSLGNVIFNNDTRAGQLFDLALTLLIFASVFAVMLESVSGLRRSYGVMLRDLEWLFTIVFTVEYTLRLVTARRALHYSRSFFGVVDLLSILPGFIALLFPGTQAFTVVRALRLLRVFRILRLGRYLQEASVITEALRASSAKITVFLATVLTLVLIIGALMYVVEGPENGYTSIPTSMYWAIVTITTVGYGDIAPSTPLGKFLASLTMILGYGILAVPTGIVTVSLARAGRPTRFVTCERCGEERHDTDARYCKTCGERLPAAPQA